A stretch of Bacillus pseudomycoides DNA encodes these proteins:
- the fdhD gene encoding formate dehydrogenase accessory sulfurtransferase FdhD, protein MGPVQETCKMVRYQAGAFLEQEDEIVTEYPVTIKLNGEEYVTVVCTPNYIEDMVIGFLISEGIIASYEGIDELWIQKDKGVAHVKTSQINPLYQTLYNKRYVTSCCGKSRQGFVFVNDAAKAKTLHDIHVTVTPEECFHLMNTLQQSSTTFRQTGGVHNTALCDRNTILISRMDIGRHNALDKIYGHCLRNHIPIEGKIIAFSGRISSEILLKVSKIGCEIVLSKSAPTKLALQLAHDLGITVVGFIRNDSCNIYTHPERIKGYITGKK, encoded by the coding sequence ATGGGGCCTGTCCAAGAAACATGTAAAATGGTACGTTATCAAGCTGGAGCATTCCTCGAACAAGAAGATGAAATTGTCACAGAATATCCTGTAACAATTAAATTAAACGGAGAAGAATATGTAACAGTTGTATGTACTCCAAATTATATTGAAGATATGGTAATAGGTTTTTTAATTTCTGAAGGAATTATCGCTTCTTACGAAGGCATTGATGAGCTGTGGATACAGAAAGATAAAGGGGTTGCCCATGTAAAAACATCACAGATTAATCCACTCTATCAAACACTTTATAACAAACGATATGTCACTTCTTGTTGTGGCAAAAGTAGACAAGGTTTTGTTTTTGTAAATGATGCAGCAAAAGCAAAAACTTTACATGATATACATGTAACAGTTACTCCAGAAGAGTGCTTTCATTTAATGAATACCTTACAGCAATCTTCCACTACGTTTCGTCAAACCGGAGGCGTTCATAATACCGCTCTTTGCGATCGAAATACCATTCTCATATCAAGAATGGATATCGGTAGACATAATGCATTAGATAAAATATATGGTCATTGTTTACGTAATCATATCCCAATCGAAGGAAAAATTATTGCATTTAGTGGCCGAATCTCATCTGAAATTTTACTAAAGGTTTCTAAAATCGGTTGCGAAATCGTTCTTTCTAAATCAGCTCCAACAAAATTAGCTTTGCAACTTGCTCATGATTTAGGCATTACAGTAGTCGGGTTTATTCGTAATGATTCTTGTAATATTTATACTCACCCAGAACGAATTAAAGGATATATAACAGGAAAAAAATGA
- a CDS encoding PLP-dependent aminotransferase family protein, with product MLELTPNLNMEEKIPLYVQLCEYIKAEIRSGKIPPLTKLPAKRKLAAHLEVSKNTVESAYEQLLAEGYIESVSRTGYFVCEIEQMIHTVKEREVVKEVLYREQKYKYDFTQTGVDANSFPFSVYRKISNEVWQLENKDLLFLGHPQGELSLREEMAKYLYESRGVRCSASQIVIGAGTQFLIRMLFQLLKGSHFAVENPGYHRKLVVFEKGEENVQMLSLDKDGICISDLEGSNANVVFVTPSHQFPCGMIMPIKKRMQLLQWAQGENGRYIIEDDYDSEFRYSGKPIPALQGLDTEGNVIYMGTLSKALLPSLRMSYMVLPKQLIELYQTKYLFYAQSVSRIDQEIIRRFLNEGHWEKHIYKMRVVYRKKRDALVSAIERYFSNKAEVIGEDSGLHILLKVHNGMLEEELIKRAAENGIKVYPVSTYYKEGSTPKNTVLLGFAILSEAGIEEAIQLLYNAWFAM from the coding sequence ATGTTAGAATTAACACCAAATTTGAATATGGAGGAAAAAATCCCACTGTATGTACAGTTATGCGAATATATAAAAGCAGAAATAAGAAGTGGGAAAATTCCTCCTTTAACGAAGCTCCCAGCAAAAAGAAAGTTAGCGGCACATTTAGAAGTGAGTAAAAACACAGTGGAATCGGCATATGAACAGCTTCTTGCAGAGGGATATATTGAATCGGTGTCACGCACAGGCTATTTTGTATGTGAAATAGAACAAATGATACATACGGTGAAGGAAAGAGAAGTCGTGAAAGAAGTATTGTACAGGGAACAAAAATATAAATATGATTTTACACAAACTGGTGTAGATGCAAATTCATTTCCGTTCTCTGTATATCGAAAGATTTCAAACGAGGTATGGCAATTAGAAAATAAGGACTTACTATTTCTTGGACATCCTCAAGGTGAATTGAGTTTACGTGAAGAGATGGCGAAATATTTATATGAATCAAGAGGTGTGAGATGTTCAGCAAGTCAAATTGTAATAGGAGCCGGGACACAATTCTTAATAAGAATGTTGTTTCAGTTACTAAAGGGAAGTCATTTTGCAGTTGAAAACCCAGGGTATCACCGGAAATTGGTTGTCTTTGAGAAAGGTGAAGAAAATGTTCAGATGCTCTCGCTTGATAAGGATGGGATTTGTATTTCAGATTTAGAAGGTAGTAATGCAAATGTTGTGTTCGTTACCCCATCTCATCAATTTCCGTGTGGAATGATTATGCCAATTAAAAAAAGGATGCAACTATTACAATGGGCACAAGGGGAGAATGGACGTTATATTATTGAAGATGATTATGATAGTGAGTTCCGCTACTCTGGAAAGCCGATCCCAGCATTACAAGGACTTGATACAGAAGGCAATGTAATTTACATGGGAACACTTTCAAAAGCTTTGCTTCCATCATTACGGATGAGCTATATGGTGCTACCAAAACAGCTAATTGAGTTGTATCAAACAAAATATTTATTTTATGCACAAAGTGTTTCAAGAATTGATCAAGAAATTATTAGAAGGTTTTTAAATGAAGGACATTGGGAAAAGCATATTTATAAGATGCGAGTCGTTTATCGGAAAAAGAGAGATGCTCTTGTCTCAGCGATAGAAAGGTACTTTTCTAATAAGGCGGAAGTAATTGGAGAAGATTCTGGCTTACATATTTTATTAAAGGTTCACAATGGAATGTTAGAAGAAGAATTAATAAAGAGAGCAGCTGAAAACGGTATAAAAGTATATCCTGTTTCTACGTATTATAAAGAAGGGAGTACTCCTAAAAACACGGTTTTACTTGGGTTCGCTATTTTATCAGAGGCAGGGATTGAAGAGGCAATTCAATTGTTATATAATGCGTGGTTTGCAATGTAA
- the fdhF gene encoding formate dehydrogenase subunit alpha, which translates to MAEQTVRVTVDGKEFLSSGEKTILQLFNESNLEHPQICHVPEVDPIQTCDTCIVEVDGKLMRACSTKLENGMHIERQSARAKEAQTEAMDRILENHLLYCTVCDNNNGNCKVHNTVHMMGIEEQKYPYEPKVSVKEVDMTHPFYRYDPNQCIACGQCVEVCQNLQVNETLSIDWSLDRPRVIWDNGVSINDSSCVSCGQCVTVCPCNALMEKSMLGEAGFMTGLKPAVLDPMIDFVKDVEPGYSSILAVSEVESAMRATKINKTKTVCTFCGVGCSFEVWTKDRQILKVQPVSDAPVNGISTCVKGKFGWDFVNSEDRITKPLIRQGDMFVEASWEEALEVVASNMQHIKSEHGSDAFGFISSSKVTNEENYLMQKLARQIYGTNNVDNCSRYCQSPATDGLFKTVGMGGDAGTVKDIAEAGLVIIVGANPTEGHPVLATRVKRAHKLHEQKLIVADLRKHEMAERADLFVHPSQGTDYVWLAGITKYIIDQGWHDKKFLDENVKNFDEYSKMLEKYTLDYTENITGISKDTLKEMARMVYEADGTCVLWGMGVTQNTGGSTTSAAISNLLLVTGNYRRPGAGAYPLRGHNNVQGACDMATLPNWLPGYQAVSDDAMRAKFEKAYGTTIPKEPGLNNIAMLLAAEEGKLRGMYVMGEEMALVDSNANHVQHILANLDFLVVQDMFLSKTARFADVILPAAPSLEKEGTFTNTERRIQRLYEVMKPLGDSKPDWWILQKVARALGGDWNYENPSEIMDEIASLAPLYSQATYDRLEGWNSLCWGSHDGSDTPLLYVDGFNFPDKKARLSLDEWVPPVVAPEEYDLLLNNGRMLEHFHEGNMTKKSVGILSKISEVFVEISPELAAERNVKDGGLVELSSPFGKIKVQALITDRVTGNELYLPMHATVNEEAINILTGTATDLYTCTPAYKQTMVKMRVLREKGNRPLPASNPRDKKRHPQNGVEIQQKWQRKQYVSLVDQN; encoded by the coding sequence ATGGCAGAACAAACGGTTCGTGTAACCGTAGATGGAAAGGAATTTCTTTCATCAGGTGAAAAGACGATACTGCAATTATTTAACGAAAGTAATTTAGAGCACCCACAAATTTGTCATGTACCAGAGGTTGATCCAATTCAAACTTGTGATACATGTATTGTAGAAGTGGATGGGAAATTAATGCGTGCTTGTTCAACGAAATTAGAAAATGGTATGCATATCGAAAGACAATCAGCGCGCGCAAAAGAAGCACAAACGGAAGCGATGGATCGAATATTAGAGAATCATTTATTGTATTGTACAGTATGTGATAATAATAACGGAAACTGTAAAGTCCATAATACGGTACATATGATGGGAATTGAAGAGCAGAAATATCCATATGAACCGAAAGTTAGTGTAAAAGAAGTAGATATGACGCATCCATTTTATCGTTACGATCCCAATCAATGTATTGCTTGTGGACAATGTGTAGAAGTATGTCAGAACTTACAAGTAAACGAAACATTATCGATTGATTGGAGTTTAGATCGTCCGCGTGTTATTTGGGATAATGGGGTGAGTATTAACGATTCCTCTTGTGTTAGTTGCGGACAATGTGTAACAGTTTGCCCTTGTAACGCATTAATGGAAAAATCTATGCTTGGGGAAGCTGGATTCATGACTGGATTGAAACCAGCTGTCTTAGATCCAATGATTGATTTTGTAAAGGATGTAGAACCTGGATATAGTAGTATTTTAGCAGTTTCAGAAGTTGAATCTGCAATGCGTGCAACGAAGATTAATAAGACGAAAACAGTTTGTACATTTTGCGGTGTAGGCTGTTCGTTTGAAGTGTGGACGAAGGATCGTCAAATTTTAAAAGTACAACCTGTATCAGACGCACCAGTAAACGGAATTTCTACATGTGTGAAAGGAAAGTTCGGATGGGACTTTGTAAACAGTGAAGACCGTATTACGAAGCCTTTGATTCGTCAAGGGGATATGTTCGTTGAAGCATCATGGGAAGAAGCATTAGAAGTTGTTGCGTCCAATATGCAACATATTAAATCGGAACATGGTAGTGATGCATTTGGCTTTATCTCTTCTTCAAAAGTAACAAATGAAGAAAACTATTTAATGCAAAAGTTAGCTCGTCAAATATATGGAACAAATAATGTCGATAACTGCTCTCGTTACTGTCAATCGCCAGCAACAGATGGTTTATTTAAAACTGTTGGTATGGGCGGCGATGCTGGAACCGTGAAAGATATTGCTGAAGCAGGGCTTGTTATTATTGTGGGAGCGAATCCGACAGAAGGACACCCAGTGCTTGCAACACGCGTAAAACGAGCTCATAAATTACATGAGCAAAAACTTATTGTAGCAGATCTTCGTAAACATGAAATGGCAGAGCGTGCGGATCTGTTTGTTCACCCGAGTCAAGGAACTGACTACGTATGGCTTGCGGGTATAACAAAATATATTATTGATCAAGGTTGGCATGATAAAAAATTCTTAGATGAAAATGTGAAAAACTTTGATGAATATAGCAAGATGTTAGAAAAATACACACTTGATTACACAGAAAACATTACAGGGATTTCTAAAGATACGTTAAAAGAAATGGCTCGTATGGTATATGAGGCAGACGGTACGTGCGTACTTTGGGGCATGGGTGTTACACAAAATACAGGAGGAAGTACAACATCTGCAGCGATTTCAAACTTACTTCTTGTAACAGGTAACTATCGTCGCCCGGGTGCAGGTGCATATCCACTCCGCGGACATAATAACGTACAAGGTGCTTGTGATATGGCAACATTACCAAACTGGCTTCCAGGTTATCAAGCGGTATCGGATGATGCGATGCGTGCGAAATTTGAAAAAGCATATGGAACTACGATTCCGAAAGAGCCAGGGCTAAATAACATTGCGATGCTACTTGCAGCAGAAGAAGGAAAACTACGCGGTATGTACGTAATGGGAGAAGAAATGGCTTTAGTGGATTCGAATGCGAATCATGTACAGCATATTTTAGCAAATCTTGATTTCCTTGTTGTTCAAGATATGTTCTTATCAAAAACAGCTCGCTTTGCCGATGTTATTTTACCAGCAGCACCAAGTTTAGAAAAAGAGGGGACATTTACGAATACAGAGCGCCGTATTCAACGCTTATATGAAGTTATGAAACCGCTTGGTGATTCTAAACCAGACTGGTGGATCCTGCAAAAAGTAGCGCGTGCTCTTGGCGGAGACTGGAATTATGAGAACCCAAGTGAAATTATGGATGAAATTGCATCACTTGCGCCGCTTTATTCCCAAGCAACATATGATCGTTTAGAAGGATGGAATAGCTTATGTTGGGGTAGCCATGATGGTAGTGACACACCGTTATTATATGTTGATGGCTTTAATTTCCCTGACAAAAAAGCTCGTCTATCACTAGATGAGTGGGTGCCACCGGTTGTAGCACCAGAAGAATACGATTTATTATTAAATAATGGTCGTATGTTAGAACATTTCCATGAAGGAAATATGACAAAGAAATCAGTTGGTATTTTATCCAAAATTTCTGAGGTGTTTGTTGAGATTTCACCTGAACTTGCTGCTGAGCGGAATGTGAAAGATGGTGGCCTTGTAGAGCTGTCATCACCGTTTGGGAAAATCAAAGTACAGGCACTTATTACAGACCGTGTGACTGGAAACGAGCTATATTTACCGATGCACGCAACAGTAAATGAAGAAGCGATTAATATCTTAACAGGAACAGCGACAGACTTGTATACTTGTACACCAGCTTATAAACAAACGATGGTGAAAATGCGCGTATTACGTGAAAAAGGAAATCGTCCGCTTCCTGCTTCAAACCCACGAGATAAAAAACGTCATCCGCAAAATGGTGTTGAAATTCAGCAGAAATGGCAGCGAAAACAATACGTATCACTTGTGGATCAGAACTAG
- a CDS encoding DUF1641 domain-containing protein, giving the protein MAKEITLIQKKVITEEEKKQQLSDELLTQLAENREAVEETMQLLAQLQQAGILDAAISLLAAKEDVSKIAVEQLNREPVKNALNNMMGAGEALSSVDPEVTKQVTSSLVIGLQFATDELKKGKKTKVMDFFKVLKDPDINRAITFGFSFLKAFGKGLEKK; this is encoded by the coding sequence GTGGCAAAAGAAATTACATTGATTCAGAAAAAGGTCATTACAGAAGAAGAAAAGAAACAACAGTTATCAGATGAACTGCTAACTCAATTAGCTGAGAACCGTGAAGCGGTAGAAGAAACGATGCAATTGTTAGCACAGTTGCAACAAGCTGGCATATTAGATGCAGCAATCAGCTTGCTTGCTGCCAAAGAAGATGTTTCTAAAATAGCTGTAGAGCAATTGAATCGTGAACCGGTAAAAAACGCATTAAATAATATGATGGGGGCAGGAGAAGCGCTATCTTCTGTCGACCCAGAAGTAACAAAACAGGTCACATCGAGCTTAGTTATAGGGTTACAATTTGCAACAGACGAATTAAAAAAAGGTAAGAAAACAAAGGTTATGGACTTCTTTAAAGTATTAAAAGACCCGGATATTAACAGAGCCATTACTTTTGGATTTAGCTTTTTAAAAGCATTTGGAAAAGGGTTAGAGAAAAAATAG
- a CDS encoding NADP-dependent malic enzyme, producing MLESQINERSLLLHKELVGKIEITSKVEVNSADDLSLTYTPGVAESCKAIAADEETAYDYTARGNMVAVVSDGTAVLGLGDIGPKAAMPVMEGKSILFKKFANVDAFPLCLGTTDVDEIVTIVKNLEPTFAGINLEDIAAPRCFEIEKRLKEETNIPVFHDDQHGTAIVVLAAVINALKVVNKQMDEVKIVINGAGSAGIAIGKLLLNAGAQHMTLVSLEGIVCEGESWMNPAQIEIAKETNREFVRGTLKEAIDGADIFIGVSAPNVLTKELVKTMNEKPIVFAMANPVPEIFPEDALEAGAAVVGTGRSDFPNQVNNVLAFPGIFRGALDVRATDVTEEMKLAAAYGIANIITDEERNENYIIPNPLDKRVVPSVAAAVAKAAIESGVAQITKMPSYK from the coding sequence ATGTTAGAAAGTCAAATTAATGAGCGTTCATTATTACTTCATAAAGAATTGGTAGGGAAAATTGAAATTACAAGTAAAGTAGAAGTAAATTCAGCAGATGATTTAAGTTTGACATATACACCAGGAGTGGCTGAGTCTTGTAAAGCGATCGCTGCAGATGAAGAAACAGCTTATGACTATACAGCGCGCGGTAATATGGTTGCAGTTGTTTCGGATGGAACAGCAGTACTTGGATTAGGTGATATTGGCCCGAAAGCAGCTATGCCTGTTATGGAAGGAAAAAGTATTTTATTTAAAAAGTTTGCGAATGTAGATGCATTTCCGCTTTGTCTTGGAACGACTGATGTAGATGAAATCGTAACCATTGTTAAAAATTTAGAACCTACATTTGCAGGTATTAATTTAGAAGATATTGCAGCGCCGCGCTGTTTTGAAATTGAAAAGCGCTTAAAAGAAGAAACAAATATTCCAGTGTTCCATGATGATCAGCACGGAACAGCAATTGTTGTTTTAGCTGCAGTTATTAATGCTTTAAAAGTTGTAAACAAACAGATGGATGAAGTGAAGATTGTCATTAATGGTGCCGGTTCTGCAGGGATTGCAATTGGTAAATTGTTATTAAATGCAGGCGCACAGCATATGACGTTAGTAAGTTTAGAAGGTATCGTTTGTGAAGGAGAATCATGGATGAACCCTGCACAAATCGAGATTGCGAAAGAAACAAATCGTGAATTTGTACGAGGAACATTAAAAGAAGCGATTGACGGTGCAGACATTTTTATCGGTGTATCTGCTCCTAACGTATTAACAAAAGAACTTGTGAAGACAATGAATGAAAAACCAATTGTGTTTGCAATGGCGAATCCAGTACCAGAAATATTCCCAGAAGATGCACTAGAGGCTGGAGCAGCGGTTGTCGGAACAGGACGTTCTGATTTTCCAAACCAAGTAAACAATGTATTAGCATTCCCAGGAATATTTCGCGGTGCATTGGATGTACGTGCAACAGATGTCACAGAAGAAATGAAGTTAGCTGCAGCATATGGAATCGCTAACATCATTACTGATGAAGAACGGAATGAGAACTATATAATTCCAAACCCGCTAGATAAAAGAGTTGTCCCAAGTGTTGCTGCTGCAGTAGCAAAAGCGGCAATCGAGTCAGGAGTCGCACAGATTACAAAAATGCCAAGTTATAAATAA
- a CDS encoding response regulator transcription factor has product MIKILLVDDEERMLRLLDLFLSPRGYFCMKATSGIEALELIQQKNFDIILLDVMMPNMDGWDTCYQIRQISNVPIIMLTARNQNYDMVKGLTMGADDYITKPFDEQVLVARIETVLRRTKKDGFISFNGIEWDKTKHTVTVYDEKIPLTPIEFSLLGLFLQNTNRAYSRDDLIEKIWGYQTDIEYRTVDSHIRNIRDKLRKKDFPVERYLETIYKVGYKWKSE; this is encoded by the coding sequence ATGATTAAAATCTTATTAGTTGACGATGAAGAACGTATGTTACGATTATTAGATCTATTTTTAAGCCCTCGTGGCTATTTTTGTATGAAAGCCACTTCTGGTATTGAGGCGCTTGAACTCATTCAGCAAAAAAACTTCGATATTATTTTGCTAGATGTCATGATGCCGAATATGGATGGATGGGATACTTGTTATCAAATCCGTCAAATCAGCAATGTTCCAATTATAATGTTAACAGCTCGTAATCAAAACTACGACATGGTAAAGGGACTCACAATGGGAGCTGATGACTATATTACAAAGCCTTTTGATGAACAAGTACTCGTTGCACGAATTGAAACTGTGCTGCGCCGAACAAAAAAGGACGGTTTTATCAGCTTTAATGGCATTGAATGGGATAAAACAAAACATACTGTTACTGTTTACGACGAAAAAATTCCACTTACACCTATCGAATTTTCATTACTTGGACTGTTTTTACAAAATACGAACCGAGCATATAGCCGCGATGATTTAATTGAAAAAATATGGGGATATCAAACAGATATTGAATACCGCACTGTCGACTCACATATCCGCAATATCCGTGATAAATTACGTAAAAAAGACTTTCCTGTTGAAAGATACTTAGAGACTATCTATAAAGTGGGATATAAGTGGAAAAGTGAATAA
- a CDS encoding GNAT family N-acetyltransferase, giving the protein MEIHVLTKQEAEIYLELRVEGLKQNPEAFSSSYEDIINKECPIEYKAQKLAQDENYTLGAFKDGTLIGVATLETKPYVKQEHKAKIGSVYVSPKARGLGAGKSLIKECIELAKTLEVEQVMLDVVVGNDGAKKLYETLGFKTFGVQERSLKYNGQYWDEEHMVLFLDEEK; this is encoded by the coding sequence TTGGAAATCCATGTATTAACAAAACAAGAGGCAGAAATTTACTTAGAGCTTCGTGTAGAAGGATTAAAGCAAAATCCTGAAGCTTTTAGTTCATCTTATGAAGATATTATTAATAAAGAATGTCCAATTGAATATAAAGCACAAAAGTTAGCACAAGATGAAAATTATACACTAGGTGCGTTTAAAGATGGTACATTAATCGGGGTTGCAACCTTAGAAACGAAACCATACGTGAAACAAGAGCATAAAGCAAAAATCGGCTCAGTATATGTATCTCCAAAAGCACGTGGACTTGGAGCAGGAAAATCTCTTATTAAAGAGTGTATTGAACTTGCAAAAACATTAGAAGTAGAACAAGTTATGCTTGATGTTGTAGTCGGAAATGATGGTGCAAAAAAACTTTACGAAACATTAGGATTTAAAACATTTGGTGTACAAGAGCGTTCTTTAAAATATAACGGTCAGTACTGGGATGAAGAGCATATGGTTTTATTCTTAGATGAAGAAAAATAA
- a CDS encoding cell wall metabolism sensor histidine kinase WalK → MNKLSLKVGTYFLILALCIETIAFVSFYTSLSNMRIAEEKAALLEKGKRYSKFISRRYGPRAFEHAAAMESHSISDTKLVITDTNGQILSSSDPITPEMKKQLAYKIHCTSIDGTMVEKNWKTSKFISTATPIIMHKQITGYVHMFLDTAFLEKMILRLTHQFIIIGVLTLILTTISVFIFSRVITDPLIKMKRATEKMLKLNKPIKLGITRNDELGSLAKTIEELSSELTYMKKERNEFLASVAHELLTPLTYMKGYAKVAKRESLSKEEREEYLQIIEDETDSVTELVQDLFDLVQLEQHQFIIKKQKVSLLPFLERMIEKTKTTLAKKQMKIKFYCADNPDVCMDERRMEQVMLNLLHNAYQHSYEQSVITVQASQNGNTFSISVQDEGEGIPQEDIPHIFDRFYRVDKSRTRATGGKGIGLAVVKEIVELHSGSIQVKSEFGIGTTFIIKLPIE, encoded by the coding sequence ATGAATAAACTTTCTCTCAAGGTCGGTACATACTTTTTAATATTAGCTCTATGTATTGAAACAATTGCTTTTGTATCTTTTTATACAAGTTTGTCGAACATGCGTATCGCGGAAGAAAAAGCTGCTCTTTTAGAAAAAGGGAAGCGCTATAGTAAATTTATTTCAAGACGTTATGGTCCACGAGCTTTTGAACATGCTGCAGCAATGGAATCACATTCTATTTCAGATACAAAGTTAGTCATAACAGACACCAATGGGCAAATCCTTTCTTCTTCTGATCCAATAACACCAGAAATGAAAAAGCAACTTGCTTACAAAATACATTGTACTTCAATAGATGGAACTATGGTTGAGAAAAATTGGAAAACATCAAAATTTATTTCAACAGCAACGCCAATTATCATGCATAAACAAATTACTGGATATGTACATATGTTTTTAGATACAGCATTCTTAGAAAAAATGATTCTTCGCTTAACACATCAATTTATTATTATTGGTGTATTAACTCTTATTTTAACAACAATTTCTGTATTTATCTTTTCTCGTGTCATTACTGATCCGCTTATTAAAATGAAGCGAGCAACAGAAAAAATGTTAAAGTTAAATAAACCGATTAAATTAGGGATTACACGCAATGATGAACTGGGTAGCTTGGCAAAAACCATCGAGGAACTATCAAGCGAGTTAACCTATATGAAAAAAGAACGAAATGAATTTCTTGCAAGTGTTGCTCACGAACTCCTCACACCACTCACCTATATGAAAGGCTATGCGAAAGTTGCGAAACGAGAGTCTTTATCTAAAGAAGAACGCGAAGAATACTTACAAATTATTGAAGATGAAACGGATAGTGTAACAGAACTCGTACAAGATTTATTTGATCTTGTACAGTTAGAACAACATCAATTTATTATAAAAAAACAAAAAGTGTCACTCTTGCCTTTTCTAGAACGAATGATTGAAAAAACAAAAACTACACTTGCTAAAAAACAAATGAAAATTAAATTCTACTGTGCAGATAATCCCGATGTCTGTATGGATGAACGCCGAATGGAACAAGTAATGCTAAACTTATTACACAACGCCTATCAGCATTCGTATGAACAGTCAGTTATTACTGTACAAGCATCGCAAAATGGGAATACTTTTTCTATAAGTGTGCAAGATGAAGGAGAAGGGATCCCACAAGAAGATATCCCGCATATTTTTGATCGTTTTTACCGAGTTGATAAATCAAGAACCCGAGCTACGGGTGGTAAAGGAATCGGTTTAGCCGTTGTAAAAGAAATTGTTGAGTTACATAGCGGTTCTATTCAAGTAAAAAGCGAATTTGGAATTGGAACCACATTTATAATTAAATTACCAATCGAATAA
- a CDS encoding GNAT family N-acetyltransferase, with protein MEIRLLTKEDAKIYLKVCMEGLTQNPEAFSSSYEDVLKHEDPVAAMAKRLSNPDKYTLGVFKDNDLIGIATLETKPFIKQEHKAKIGSVYVSPKARGLGAGRALIKAIIENAHKLHVEQLMLDVVAGNIAAKKLYESLDFQTYGVQERSLKHNGQYWDEEHMVLFLNN; from the coding sequence ATGGAAATTCGTTTATTAACAAAAGAGGATGCAAAAATTTATTTGAAAGTTTGTATGGAAGGATTAACACAAAATCCTGAAGCCTTTAGTTCTTCTTATGAAGATGTACTAAAACATGAGGATCCTGTTGCTGCAATGGCAAAACGTTTATCTAATCCTGATAAGTATACCCTTGGTGTCTTTAAAGATAATGATTTGATTGGAATCGCGACTTTAGAAACAAAACCATTCATTAAACAAGAACATAAAGCAAAAATCGGCTCTGTTTATGTCTCTCCAAAAGCTCGCGGTCTCGGAGCTGGACGTGCGTTAATAAAAGCCATTATTGAAAACGCTCATAAATTACATGTAGAACAACTCATGCTTGATGTTGTCGCTGGGAATATAGCCGCAAAAAAATTATACGAGTCACTTGACTTCCAAACATACGGTGTACAAGAACGTTCCTTAAAACATAATGGACAATATTGGGATGAGGAACATATGGTTTTATTTTTAAATAATTAA
- a CDS encoding DUF4871 domain-containing protein — MKKMGTALLFSFLITGCTSIEQDSKAPKKEIIETSNPQTNVPSFFHLSVLKDVNWEESSSFVDGKTPLRGIEGKVAIADSTFVANEKNKQMWFFLDPQMPSGKLSIIALKQGSTTPTPVLFQDETSEQTWTAPTPILSSTKELPLLMSLPSSGLWVLNIYIDEKYYEQIIIQVEKSDKA, encoded by the coding sequence ATGAAAAAAATGGGAACTGCGCTACTTTTCTCCTTTCTCATCACTGGATGTACCTCAATCGAGCAAGATTCTAAAGCACCAAAAAAAGAAATAATAGAAACTTCAAACCCTCAAACAAATGTACCCTCATTTTTTCATTTAAGCGTCTTAAAAGATGTTAACTGGGAAGAAAGTTCTTCCTTTGTAGATGGAAAGACACCGTTAAGAGGCATTGAAGGAAAAGTTGCAATTGCAGATAGTACTTTCGTTGCCAATGAGAAAAATAAACAAATGTGGTTCTTCCTCGATCCACAAATGCCATCTGGAAAATTATCTATTATTGCTTTAAAACAAGGTTCTACAACACCCACCCCCGTACTCTTTCAAGATGAAACTTCCGAACAAACTTGGACTGCTCCTACTCCCATTCTTTCAAGTACTAAAGAACTACCTCTTCTTATGTCACTGCCTTCTTCTGGATTATGGGTATTGAATATATATATTGATGAGAAATATTATGAGCAAATTATTATTCAAGTAGAAAAAAGTGACAAAGCTTAA